The nucleotide window AACCGCGTTTCAATCAAAGCCAGCGGATTATCAGACCAAACAGACATACATTACTCACTTTTTAAATATCGGGTTAACCAAATGCTTTGGAGAATGATAAAAATAAACATCAAAGCGGTGCCACCGAAAAGCTTGAAGTTAACCCAAGTATCGGTTGAGAACTGATACGCAATCGCCAAATTTAAGCAGCCTAAGACCACAAAAAAGCCAGCCCAAGCCGAATTCAATGCGCTCCAAGCGCGCTGCGGCATGACGATTTTTTTACCCAGCATCGCTTGCATTAAATTTTTATCAAAAGCGCATCGCGAAATGATCAGAGTTAACGCAAATACCCAGTACAGGACGGTGGGTTTCCATTTGATAAACATTTCATCACGCAACAAAAGCGTCGAGCCGCCGAGCACCACAATCACCCCTAAGCTTACCCATAAAGCAGGCTCCACCTTACGATGGCGGAAGGCAACCCAGGCGATTTGCGCCAGTGTTGCAACAATTGTTACAGCAGTTGCAACAAAGATACCCCACACTTTGAAAGCCACAAAAAAAAGGGCCACAGGAAAAAGATCGAATAAGAATTTCATTGATATGTCTACAGAGTCAATTAATTGCCGTAAGGTTTAAATTTTAAGCTATTCAGGTTTAGGATCGAATTGTAACGCAGCTGAGTTAATACAGTAGCGTAGCCCAGTTTGCGTTGGACCATCGGTAAATACATGCCCGAGGTGGGCTGCGCACTTCTGACAACGGACTTCAACCCGTGTCATTTGATGAGAGTGGTCGATCTTCTCTTCAATGTTCTCACTGGCCACCGGCCGATCAAAACTTGGCCAGCCACACGTCGCATCAAATTTGGCCACAGACTCAAAAAGTGGCGTGCCACAACCCACACATTGATACACACCCGCTTGCCAATGATCCCAGTAAGCACCGCTGAAAGCTGGCTCAGTGGCCGCTTGCCGCGTCACTTTATAGGCTATATCAGAGAGCTGTTGGCGCCATTCTTGGGCAGATTTTTTGTACGTATCTTTGGGGTCCATAGCGCTCCTCTCACCTTAAGTTGCGTAAGCTCGCTTTACCCAAGCCAGCGCCGCGCGTTACGGAAAATCCTAAGCCATGGACTATCTTCCTCCCAATGGTCAGGATGCCAGCTCATTTGCACAGTACGAAACACGCGTTCTGGATGCGGCATTAATACGGTAAACCGGCCATCAGGTGTTGTCACGCCAGTCAGGCCGGCAGGCGAGCCATTTGGATTAAACGGATAGCGCTCGGTTGGCGCACCTTCGTGATCAATATAACGCAGTGCAGTTAAATGCTGGTTGACCTCATCCAGGCGACCTTGCTGGGAGAAATCAGCATACCCTTCACCATGCGCCACTGCAACCGGCAGGCGTGCCCCCGCCATGCCTTCAAAAA belongs to Mycoavidus sp. B2-EB and includes:
- a CDS encoding septation protein A, giving the protein MKFLFDLFPVALFFVAFKVWGIFVATAVTIVATLAQIAWVAFRHRKVEPALWVSLGVIVVLGGSTLLLRDEMFIKWKPTVLYWVFALTLIISRCAFDKNLMQAMLGKKIVMPQRAWSALNSAWAGFFVVLGCLNLAIAYQFSTDTWVNFKLFGGTALMFIFIILQSIWLTRYLKSE
- the msrB gene encoding peptide-methionine (R)-S-oxide reductase MsrB; the protein is MDPKDTYKKSAQEWRQQLSDIAYKVTRQAATEPAFSGAYWDHWQAGVYQCVGCGTPLFESVAKFDATCGWPSFDRPVASENIEEKIDHSHQMTRVEVRCQKCAAHLGHVFTDGPTQTGLRYCINSAALQFDPKPE